Proteins encoded together in one Peribacillus asahii window:
- a CDS encoding S8 family serine peptidase, with protein MKRLIWLISFLLVLGSSSGFAAIHVPPLPKVSELTRTTAVVILKDTMKKEQIEQVLKKYPSLKLRTIYKHAITGFSVSGKKRDVAKLQQESFIQAVTEIAVYHAALDESVPFIGGDQVRGVYDSRKQRITGKGIKVGVIDTGIDYTHPDLKHAYKGGKDLVDHDNDPMETRGNPELATIHGTHVAGIIAANGKVKGVAPEAEIYAYRALGPGGSGDTEQVLLAIDAAIEDGVDVLNLSLGNEVNGPDLPISLALNKAVDQGIVAVTSNGNSGPAVWTVGSPGTSEKAISVGASTPPMKVPYLIYGLGTEKQEVSLLPVQGAKEWSIASSENIVDGGLGERKELKGVQGKIVLIQRGKLSFLDKVKNAKKAGAKAVIIFNNTKGSFTAGLGKDVNLPAATIPKKDGERIKRMISNKEGRPVSFVYRKEQDRLADFSSRGPVTVSWNIKPDILAPGVGIYSTIPNGYTELAGTSMSAPHVAGACALLLQAHPNWTPNQIKSALMTTAKPLKNKSRDWYHTFEQGAGRLQIAEALKADTLLYPSSLSFGMYTRKEGIDEHQEEIVVENTGPAEQHYSFRMPLKEPGITWNLPTIFTVQPGEKKKLIIGLQINPSEMKKGVYDGYLILMEGTREINLPFLYVKEEPDYPRIMGFEFGQGDKIGTYRYEMYLPRGADEFGIALYDADSLAFVGFMDWKKTVPPGLIKREVTGKKLPPSGIYKAIIFAKRGTREDRIETMIHID; from the coding sequence GTGAAAAGGCTGATTTGGTTAATAAGCTTTTTGTTAGTTTTGGGAAGTAGTAGTGGATTTGCGGCGATTCATGTCCCGCCATTACCAAAGGTTTCAGAATTAACACGTACAACAGCGGTTGTAATTCTTAAGGACACGATGAAGAAAGAGCAAATTGAGCAGGTGTTAAAAAAATATCCCTCACTAAAGCTAAGAACTATATATAAACATGCGATTACAGGCTTTTCTGTATCAGGGAAAAAGCGTGATGTAGCCAAATTACAACAAGAATCGTTTATTCAAGCGGTAACGGAAATAGCCGTTTATCATGCTGCGTTAGATGAGAGTGTCCCCTTTATTGGAGGCGACCAAGTAAGAGGGGTATATGATTCAAGGAAACAACGAATAACAGGAAAAGGAATTAAAGTGGGGGTTATTGATACAGGGATTGATTATACACATCCGGACTTAAAGCATGCTTATAAAGGAGGCAAAGATCTTGTCGACCATGATAATGACCCAATGGAAACGAGGGGAAACCCTGAGTTGGCAACTATTCATGGGACACATGTTGCTGGAATTATTGCAGCAAACGGAAAGGTGAAAGGGGTTGCCCCTGAAGCTGAAATTTATGCTTACCGTGCTTTAGGACCAGGAGGATCGGGGGATACAGAGCAAGTGTTGTTAGCGATTGATGCCGCTATTGAAGATGGGGTTGATGTGTTAAATTTGTCACTTGGCAATGAAGTGAATGGCCCGGATTTACCAATATCTTTGGCTCTGAATAAAGCCGTAGATCAAGGTATTGTTGCGGTTACTTCAAACGGCAATTCAGGTCCAGCCGTTTGGACAGTTGGTTCCCCGGGAACATCAGAAAAGGCGATATCTGTTGGAGCCTCTACACCACCGATGAAAGTTCCATACCTTATATATGGGCTCGGAACAGAGAAGCAAGAAGTAAGTCTGCTGCCTGTACAAGGGGCAAAAGAGTGGTCTATCGCTTCTTCAGAAAACATAGTAGATGGTGGGCTTGGCGAACGAAAAGAATTAAAAGGTGTTCAAGGGAAAATTGTTCTTATTCAACGAGGGAAATTAAGTTTTTTGGATAAAGTGAAAAATGCGAAAAAAGCAGGAGCTAAGGCTGTCATTATTTTTAATAATACAAAAGGGTCTTTTACAGCTGGGTTAGGGAAAGATGTCAACCTTCCTGCAGCAACGATTCCAAAAAAGGATGGAGAGCGGATTAAAAGGATGATTTCTAATAAAGAAGGCCGGCCCGTCAGCTTTGTTTATCGAAAGGAACAAGATAGACTAGCTGATTTTAGCTCAAGGGGGCCAGTGACCGTAAGCTGGAATATTAAACCTGATATTCTCGCTCCAGGTGTCGGGATTTATAGTACGATTCCTAATGGATATACGGAACTTGCTGGAACAAGTATGTCAGCTCCCCATGTTGCTGGAGCTTGTGCTCTATTGCTGCAAGCTCACCCTAATTGGACACCAAACCAAATCAAATCAGCTTTGATGACAACAGCCAAGCCTTTAAAGAATAAGAGTCGAGACTGGTATCATACGTTTGAACAAGGGGCAGGCCGGTTGCAGATTGCGGAAGCTCTTAAGGCAGATACTTTGTTATATCCGAGTTCTCTTTCGTTTGGGATGTATACACGAAAAGAAGGGATTGACGAACATCAAGAAGAAATTGTGGTAGAAAATACGGGGCCTGCAGAGCAGCATTACTCGTTTCGTATGCCGTTAAAAGAACCAGGTATTACTTGGAATTTGCCAACAATCTTTACCGTTCAGCCAGGTGAAAAGAAAAAGTTGATAATCGGATTACAAATAAACCCATCTGAAATGAAGAAAGGGGTCTATGACGGATATCTTATTTTAATGGAAGGAACTAGGGAAATCAACTTGCCATTCTTGTATGTAAAAGAAGAACCGGATTACCCTAGAATTATGGGATTTGAATTTGGCCAAGGAGATAAAATAGGCACGTATCGCTATGAAATGTATTTACCTCGTGGAGCAGATGAATTTGGCATTGCCCTGTATGATGCAGATAGCTTAGCCTTTGTTGGGTTTATGGACTGGAAAAAAACGGTCCCGCCAGGACTTATTAAACGAGAAGTAACAGGAAAGAAACTACCTCCATCTGGGATATATAAAGCCATTATTTTTGCCAAAAGAGGCACAAGGGAAGATCGAATTGAAACGATGATACACATCGATTAA
- the glyA gene encoding serine hydroxymethyltransferase, giving the protein MSILEKQDEQVFKAIQLELGRQRSKIELIASENFVSEAVMEAQGSVLTNKYAEGYPGKRYYGGCEYVDIVEDLARDRAKQIFGAEYVNVQPHSGAQANMAVYFTVLKPGDTVLGMNLSHGGHLTHGSHVNFSGVNYNFVEYGVDEKDHRIDYNDVLEKAREHKPKLIVAGASAYPRQIDFKRFREIADEVGAYLMVDMAHIAGLVATGLHPSPVPHAHFVTTTTHKTLRGPRGGMILCKEEFGKQIDKSVFPGIQGGPLMHVISAKAVAFGETLQDDFKEYGKQIIANAKRLGEGLKKEGFTLVSDGTDNHLLLVDVRSVNLTGKVAEIVLDEVGVTVNKNAIPFDPEKPFVTSGIRIGTAAVTSRGFVEEDMDEIASIIGLVLKNHEDEAKLEEARQRVAALSGKYQLYPSL; this is encoded by the coding sequence ATGAGTATTTTAGAAAAACAAGATGAACAAGTGTTTAAGGCGATTCAACTTGAATTAGGCCGTCAAAGAAGTAAAATCGAGCTAATCGCTTCTGAGAACTTCGTAAGCGAAGCGGTAATGGAAGCACAAGGATCTGTATTAACAAATAAATATGCAGAAGGCTATCCTGGTAAACGTTATTATGGTGGCTGTGAGTATGTTGATATCGTGGAAGATTTAGCTCGCGACCGTGCGAAACAAATCTTTGGAGCGGAGTATGTAAACGTACAACCTCACTCTGGAGCACAAGCGAATATGGCGGTTTACTTTACAGTTCTTAAACCGGGGGATACAGTTCTTGGAATGAACCTTTCTCATGGCGGTCACTTAACGCACGGAAGCCATGTAAACTTCAGTGGTGTAAACTACAACTTTGTTGAGTATGGTGTAGATGAAAAAGATCACCGCATTGACTATAACGATGTATTAGAAAAAGCACGTGAACATAAACCAAAATTAATCGTAGCTGGTGCAAGTGCTTATCCACGTCAAATCGATTTCAAGCGTTTCCGTGAAATCGCGGATGAAGTAGGTGCGTACTTAATGGTTGATATGGCGCATATCGCAGGTCTTGTTGCAACAGGTTTACATCCAAGTCCAGTGCCGCATGCACATTTCGTAACAACAACAACGCACAAAACACTTCGTGGACCACGTGGTGGAATGATTCTTTGTAAAGAAGAGTTTGGTAAGCAAATTGATAAATCAGTCTTCCCTGGTATTCAAGGTGGTCCATTAATGCACGTTATCTCTGCGAAAGCTGTAGCATTTGGTGAAACACTTCAAGACGATTTTAAAGAGTACGGAAAACAAATTATTGCAAATGCAAAACGTCTTGGCGAAGGCTTGAAAAAAGAAGGCTTTACACTTGTTTCTGACGGAACAGATAACCACCTTCTTCTAGTAGATGTTCGTTCCGTTAACTTAACAGGTAAAGTAGCTGAGATTGTGTTGGATGAAGTAGGGGTTACAGTTAACAAAAATGCGATTCCATTTGATCCGGAAAAACCATTCGTTACAAGCGGAATTCGTATCGGTACAGCTGCGGTTACTTCTCGTGGCTTTGTAGAAGAAGATATGGACGAAATCGCGTCTATCATCGGTCTTGTATTGAAAAACCATGAAGATGAAGCGAAACTAGAAGAAGCAAGACAACGTGTAGCGGCTCTTTCTGGTAAATATCAATTATATCCATCACTTTAA
- a CDS encoding manganese efflux pump MntP — MQAVMNELITLIIMAFALGMDAFSIGLGMGMFKLRLKQIFKIGLTVGFFHIWMPLLGMICGRFLSEQFGTFAAYAGGILLILLGIQMLFSGIKGGESATLAPVGKGLLVFALSVSLDSFSVGLTLGIYGARTILALTCFGLAAMILTWSGLLIGRKIQGLLGLYSEILGGSILCAFGLKLLLFN, encoded by the coding sequence ATGCAGGCTGTTATGAACGAACTGATTACATTAATCATTATGGCATTTGCGTTAGGGATGGATGCCTTTTCTATAGGATTAGGTATGGGGATGTTTAAATTACGTCTAAAACAAATATTCAAGATTGGGCTGACAGTTGGTTTTTTCCACATTTGGATGCCCTTGTTAGGTATGATATGCGGTCGTTTTTTATCGGAACAATTTGGTACATTTGCTGCTTATGCGGGGGGCATACTGCTTATTCTTCTTGGAATTCAGATGTTATTCTCGGGTATAAAAGGTGGGGAAAGTGCTACGCTTGCACCGGTCGGCAAAGGGTTGCTAGTATTTGCTTTAAGTGTGAGTTTAGATAGCTTTTCCGTTGGTCTGACACTCGGAATTTATGGAGCAAGGACCATTTTGGCACTTACATGCTTTGGTTTGGCGGCGATGATTTTAACATGGAGCGGGCTATTAATTGGAAGAAAGATTCAAGGTCTTTTAGGGTTATACAGTGAAATATTAGGTGGAAGTATTCTTTGTGCCTTCGGACTAAAATTGTTACTGTTTAATTAA
- a CDS encoding methyl-accepting chemotaxis protein, which yields MAERKHFKFGLRKQMAIFITLVALVTYTTSGLFIFVLQPLFFPEWNLVAFIIITLSLGIIWSGILAFFAAGVIINPLRKLEAVALDAANGNITEEVELAKADDEIRSLGVAFNHMLFNLREMVQSIEGNFQETNRKVIHISEEAKKASQQAETIAATIDDISKGADTSAVSIMSTAQSMEDVTMIAHQVQSKAKASVASSSEMMNELMKSKEVIASLVQGIESLAEENRASLKSVKRLEENANKIGQIIELVGDIAAQTNLLALNASIEAARAGEHGRGFAVVAEEVRLLADESAKAVQGITGFIQNIQHEVQVVVRQITEQVAAANEGAQKGAETDVVIADMTKKVHNVVAEVQDITDLVDRQMESIEHTSQQTEEVAAIAEETSAGAEEVTTTTHEQALIMENVDGLASDLKEQAEKLKQTITRFRI from the coding sequence ATGGCAGAGAGAAAGCATTTTAAGTTCGGCTTACGAAAACAAATGGCCATTTTTATTACATTGGTAGCCTTAGTTACTTATACAACGTCAGGTTTGTTTATTTTTGTTCTACAACCATTATTTTTTCCAGAATGGAATTTAGTTGCTTTTATTATTATTACATTATCATTAGGGATTATTTGGTCAGGTATACTTGCCTTTTTTGCAGCAGGCGTGATTATCAATCCATTGCGCAAATTAGAGGCAGTAGCATTAGATGCGGCGAATGGAAATATTACAGAAGAAGTGGAATTAGCGAAGGCCGATGATGAAATTCGTTCTCTAGGTGTTGCTTTCAATCATATGCTGTTTAACTTAAGAGAAATGGTTCAAAGCATTGAGGGGAATTTTCAAGAAACGAATCGTAAAGTCATCCATATTTCAGAAGAAGCGAAGAAGGCTTCTCAGCAAGCGGAAACTATTGCAGCTACAATTGACGATATTTCAAAAGGTGCGGATACTTCAGCTGTATCTATTATGAGTACGGCTCAGTCTATGGAAGATGTCACGATGATTGCACATCAAGTACAAAGTAAGGCGAAAGCATCCGTTGCTTCTTCAAGTGAAATGATGAATGAATTGATGAAGAGTAAAGAAGTGATTGCTTCCCTCGTACAAGGAATTGAGAGTTTAGCTGAAGAAAATCGAGCATCCTTAAAGTCGGTCAAGCGTTTAGAGGAAAATGCAAATAAGATTGGCCAAATTATCGAGCTTGTTGGCGATATTGCAGCACAGACGAATTTGCTTGCTTTAAATGCCTCCATTGAAGCTGCTCGTGCTGGAGAGCATGGGAGAGGCTTTGCGGTCGTAGCGGAGGAAGTTCGTTTATTAGCCGACGAAAGTGCGAAAGCGGTTCAAGGCATCACTGGCTTTATTCAAAATATTCAGCATGAAGTTCAAGTTGTTGTTAGACAAATTACAGAGCAAGTGGCAGCTGCCAATGAAGGTGCGCAAAAAGGGGCCGAAACCGATGTGGTCATTGCCGATATGACGAAAAAAGTTCACAATGTGGTAGCGGAAGTTCAAGACATCACTGATCTTGTCGATCGTCAAATGGAGAGCATTGAGCATACGTCTCAGCAAACGGAGGAAGTAGCAGCTATTGCAGAAGAAACGTCAGCAGGAGCAGAGGAAGTAACGACGACTACACATGAACAAGCTTTAATTATGGAGAATGTAGATGGTTTGGCTTCGGATTTAAAAGAACAAGCAGAGAAATTGAAGCAAACTATTACTCGATTTCGGATTTAA
- a CDS encoding TIGR01440 family protein, whose product MDEASFSIELNKWREQLRTILTEFQDAAQLNDKHLFVIGCSTSEVIGKRIGTGGTLAVAEMIYSELQAFQLQTGVGLAFQCCEHLNRALVLPREIAEQRGYEEVSVVPVRKAGGSMATYAYQQLNNPVVVEHITAEAGIDIGDTFIGMHIKHVAVPIRTSIKGVGHAHVTLAKTRPKLIGGERAVYTNDVMNTSC is encoded by the coding sequence ATGGATGAGGCTTCTTTTTCAATAGAATTAAACAAATGGAGAGAGCAACTTCGTACGATTTTAACAGAATTTCAAGACGCTGCTCAGTTAAATGACAAGCATTTGTTTGTGATTGGATGCAGTACAAGTGAAGTTATCGGCAAGCGAATTGGCACAGGTGGCACGCTTGCCGTAGCTGAAATGATTTACAGTGAGTTGCAAGCCTTTCAACTACAGACGGGGGTTGGGCTTGCATTTCAATGTTGTGAACATTTGAACCGTGCGCTCGTTTTACCGCGTGAAATCGCTGAGCAACGAGGATATGAAGAAGTATCTGTCGTTCCTGTTCGTAAAGCGGGCGGCTCCATGGCTACGTATGCTTATCAACAGTTAAATAATCCTGTTGTTGTAGAGCATATTACAGCCGAAGCGGGCATTGATATTGGGGATACATTTATTGGCATGCATATAAAACATGTGGCTGTTCCAATTCGAACATCGATTAAAGGGGTTGGACACGCTCACGTAACGCTCGCTAAAACGCGTCCGAAACTAATTGGCGGCGAAAGAGCGGTTTATACGAATGATGTCATGAATACCAGTTGTTAA
- the upp gene encoding uracil phosphoribosyltransferase, producing MGKVYVFDHPLIQHKLAYIRDVNTGTKEFRELVDEVASLMAFEITRDMPLEEVEIQTPVSKAKVKMLSGKKLGIVPILRAGIGMVDGIIKLIPAAKVGHVGLYRDPQTLKPVEYYVKMPSDLEERECIVVDPMLATGGSAIEAIHSIKKRGAVNIKFMCLIAAPEGVDALKEAHPDVDIYIAGLDEKLNDHGYIVPGLGDAGDRLFGTK from the coding sequence ATGGGAAAAGTATATGTATTTGATCACCCGTTAATCCAACATAAATTAGCTTACATACGCGATGTAAATACAGGAACAAAGGAATTTCGCGAACTTGTTGATGAAGTAGCCTCTTTAATGGCTTTCGAAATTACAAGAGATATGCCGTTAGAAGAAGTAGAAATTCAAACACCTGTTAGTAAAGCAAAAGTAAAAATGCTTTCAGGGAAAAAATTAGGGATTGTTCCGATTTTGCGTGCAGGTATTGGAATGGTTGACGGGATTATTAAGCTCATTCCAGCTGCAAAAGTAGGTCATGTTGGTCTATACCGCGATCCACAAACATTAAAGCCGGTTGAATATTATGTGAAGATGCCAAGTGATTTAGAAGAAAGAGAATGCATCGTTGTAGACCCAATGCTTGCAACAGGCGGATCAGCGATTGAAGCCATTCATTCTATTAAAAAACGCGGAGCGGTCAATATTAAATTCATGTGCTTAATTGCAGCTCCAGAAGGCGTAGATGCATTGAAAGAAGCGCATCCAGATGTTGATATTTATATCGCAGGTCTTGATGAGAAATTAAATGACCATGGCTATATTGTACCGGGACTTGGTGATGCCGGAGATCGTTTGTTTGGTACAAAATAA
- the wecB gene encoding non-hydrolyzing UDP-N-acetylglucosamine 2-epimerase has translation MTIFGTRPEAIKMAPLVLEFQKHPEFFTPIVAVTAQHRQMLDQVLDLFSIQPDYDLNIMKDRQTLADITTKALSGLDRVMKEAEPDIVLVHGDTTTTFAASLAAYYNQIIIGHVEAGLRTWNKYSPYPEEMNRQLTGTLADLHFAPTLQAEQNLVQEHKTNHIFVTGNTATDALKTTVQAAYSHPVLSALGEDRLVLLTAHRRENLGEPMRNIFRAVKRIVMEQEDVQVVYPVHLNPAVRELAEEILGNDPRIHLIEPLDVLDFHNFAARAYLILTDSGGIQEEAPSLGVPVLVLRDTTERPEGIAAGTLRLAGTDEETVYKLTHELLTNRDEHDKMSKASNPYGDGHASERIAKAIRYYFKQIDMPPNRFEPEKEVV, from the coding sequence ATGACCATTTTTGGGACAAGGCCAGAGGCTATTAAAATGGCACCGCTTGTTCTTGAATTTCAAAAGCACCCAGAATTTTTTACACCAATTGTGGCGGTAACGGCCCAACATAGACAAATGCTCGATCAAGTGCTTGATTTATTTTCTATCCAGCCTGATTATGACTTAAATATTATGAAAGACCGTCAAACACTGGCGGATATTACAACAAAAGCGCTGTCTGGCTTAGACCGTGTGATGAAAGAAGCTGAGCCAGATATTGTCCTTGTACATGGAGATACGACGACGACATTTGCGGCAAGTCTTGCTGCCTACTATAACCAAATTATTATTGGTCACGTTGAAGCTGGTTTACGAACGTGGAATAAATACTCTCCATACCCTGAAGAGATGAATCGCCAGTTAACGGGTACGCTGGCTGATCTTCATTTCGCTCCAACGCTCCAAGCCGAACAAAATTTAGTTCAAGAACATAAAACGAACCATATTTTTGTTACAGGTAATACCGCAACCGATGCGTTAAAAACAACCGTTCAAGCTGCCTATTCTCATCCAGTTTTATCGGCACTTGGAGAGGATCGTCTTGTTTTATTAACGGCACATCGTCGTGAGAACTTAGGGGAGCCGATGCGAAATATTTTTCGTGCGGTAAAGCGGATTGTGATGGAGCAAGAAGATGTTCAAGTCGTATACCCGGTTCATCTGAATCCAGCTGTTCGGGAATTGGCGGAGGAGATACTAGGTAATGATCCGCGCATTCATTTAATTGAACCATTAGATGTGTTAGATTTTCATAACTTTGCAGCAAGAGCGTATTTGATTTTGACAGACTCGGGCGGTATACAAGAAGAAGCTCCTTCACTTGGGGTACCGGTGCTTGTTTTGCGAGATACGACAGAGCGTCCAGAGGGGATTGCGGCTGGTACGTTACGCTTAGCTGGAACGGATGAGGAAACGGTTTATAAACTGACGCATGAATTGCTGACGAATCGTGATGAGCATGACAAGATGTCAAAAGCTTCGAATCCATATGGAGATGGACATGCTTCAGAGCGGATAGCAAAAGCCATTCGTTATTATTTTAAACAAATTGATATGCCGCCAAATCGATTTGAACCTGAGAAAGAGGTTGTCTAA
- a CDS encoding L-threonylcarbamoyladenylate synthase → METKLWIVDKTVDNTQPYPQIIEAAHLLAKNEVVAFPTETVYGLGANARSEEAVKKVFEAKGRPNDNPLIVHIASQSQLEEIVVDIPPIAKQLMDAFWPGPLTLILKQKPGTLAAAVTAGLDTVAVRMPNHAVAHQLIEASGLPIAAPSANTSGKPSPTLAKHVQDDLYGRIAGIVDGGPTGVGVESTVLDCTEDIPIILRPGGVTKEQLETIIGQVKEDRAFVKKDEAPKAPGMKYTHYAPKAPLTLVKGERAFIQQLINEKRAEGMKVGLLAASEHQALYEADYIVAPGSLAELSTVASGLYDALRQFDDVHVDIIYSEVFPQSGIGQAIMNRLFKAAGQQMIEQ, encoded by the coding sequence GTGGAAACAAAGCTTTGGATAGTGGATAAAACTGTGGATAATACACAGCCTTATCCACAGATAATAGAAGCTGCTCATTTATTAGCTAAAAATGAAGTAGTGGCCTTTCCAACAGAGACGGTATATGGATTAGGAGCAAATGCGAGAAGTGAAGAAGCTGTCAAAAAAGTGTTTGAGGCAAAAGGGCGCCCGAATGATAATCCGTTAATTGTCCACATCGCATCCCAATCTCAGCTTGAAGAGATTGTTGTGGATATTCCGCCTATTGCGAAACAATTAATGGATGCATTTTGGCCGGGGCCTTTAACGCTTATTTTGAAGCAAAAGCCTGGAACACTAGCTGCAGCGGTTACAGCTGGACTAGATACAGTAGCTGTTCGTATGCCTAATCATGCTGTAGCTCACCAATTAATTGAGGCAAGTGGTCTTCCTATTGCTGCACCAAGCGCTAATACATCTGGAAAGCCTAGCCCTACTTTAGCGAAACATGTTCAAGATGATTTATATGGTCGTATAGCCGGTATTGTGGATGGTGGTCCGACGGGAGTAGGGGTGGAATCGACGGTATTAGATTGTACAGAAGATATTCCAATCATTCTTCGTCCGGGTGGTGTGACGAAAGAGCAATTAGAAACGATTATCGGGCAAGTAAAAGAAGACCGAGCGTTCGTAAAAAAAGATGAGGCGCCAAAGGCACCAGGGATGAAATATACTCACTATGCCCCAAAGGCACCACTTACATTAGTAAAAGGTGAGCGTGCTTTTATACAGCAATTGATTAATGAGAAACGAGCAGAGGGAATGAAAGTAGGTCTACTTGCGGCTAGCGAGCATCAAGCGTTGTATGAAGCAGACTATATTGTAGCTCCAGGATCTTTAGCAGAGTTATCCACAGTTGCGAGTGGTCTATATGATGCACTGCGGCAATTTGATGATGTACATGTGGATATTATTTATAGTGAAGTGTTCCCGCAGTCAGGGATTGGTCAAGCGATTATGAATCGTTTGTTTAAAGCGGCGGGTCAACAAATGATTGAACAATAA
- the rpiB gene encoding ribose 5-phosphate isomerase B, giving the protein MKVAIASDHGGIKIREEIKQLMDELQIPYEDFGCECSTSVDYPDYALPVAEKVAQGEFDRGILICGTGIGMSIAANKVKGVRCALVHDVYSAKLTRQHNDSNVLAMGERVIGPGLAREIAQAWLTNEFEGGRHANRIGKIADYEGK; this is encoded by the coding sequence ATGAAAGTAGCAATTGCATCAGATCATGGAGGAATTAAAATCCGTGAAGAAATTAAACAATTAATGGATGAATTACAAATTCCGTATGAAGATTTTGGCTGTGAATGTTCAACATCAGTCGACTATCCAGATTATGCACTGCCAGTTGCCGAGAAGGTGGCTCAAGGAGAATTTGACCGTGGTATTCTTATTTGCGGCACAGGGATTGGAATGAGTATTGCTGCGAATAAAGTAAAGGGTGTTCGCTGTGCGCTTGTGCATGATGTATATAGTGCAAAACTAACACGTCAACATAATGACAGCAATGTATTAGCTATGGGAGAGCGTGTTATTGGACCTGGATTAGCGCGTGAAATTGCACAAGCTTGGCTGACAAATGAATTTGAAGGCGGGCGCCATGCAAATCGTATCGGTAAAATTGCTGATTATGAAGGAAAATAA
- a CDS encoding low molecular weight protein arginine phosphatase, whose protein sequence is MIKILFVCTGNTCRSPMAEAILKDKNIPGVKVKSAGVYAATGQEASVYAEKTLREHNIIHHHSSMSLSEEELEWATHILTMTEGHKSTIINSFPKTLNKVFTLKEYVNDDITNMDVMDPYGGSQDVYRETFRELESLITKLIKKLGV, encoded by the coding sequence ATGATTAAAATACTTTTCGTTTGTACAGGGAATACATGTAGAAGTCCTATGGCAGAAGCGATTTTAAAAGACAAGAATATTCCGGGAGTTAAGGTGAAATCAGCAGGTGTGTATGCAGCTACAGGTCAAGAAGCCTCCGTATATGCCGAAAAAACATTACGTGAGCATAATATTATACATCATCATTCCTCTATGTCGTTGTCAGAAGAAGAATTGGAGTGGGCTACTCATATTCTTACGATGACAGAAGGACATAAATCCACCATTATTAATTCTTTCCCAAAAACTTTGAATAAGGTTTTCACTTTAAAAGAGTACGTAAATGACGATATAACCAATATGGATGTTATGGATCCCTATGGTGGTTCGCAAGATGTATATCGAGAAACATTTAGGGAGCTTGAGTCCTTAATTACTAAACTAATTAAGAAATTAGGAGTATAG
- a CDS encoding AtpZ/AtpI family protein, which yields MSQNKRHPFKAMALISVILSQLVGPILIGIFFGKWLDSTFNTEPLLLVVGLLIGLATGIIAMLSTVRQYF from the coding sequence ATGAGTCAGAACAAGCGCCACCCATTTAAGGCCATGGCATTGATTTCAGTGATTCTTTCACAATTAGTCGGTCCAATCTTGATAGGTATTTTCTTTGGAAAATGGCTTGATAGCACATTTAATACCGAACCGCTGCTTTTAGTGGTAGGCCTTCTAATAGGACTTGCTACCGGCATTATTGCAATGCTCAGCACAGTTCGACAATATTTCTAG